The proteins below come from a single Mangifera indica cultivar Alphonso chromosome 16, CATAS_Mindica_2.1, whole genome shotgun sequence genomic window:
- the LOC123199711 gene encoding uncharacterized protein LOC123199711 — protein MDTTKEEEKADDEQQQQQQQQQKQQKIDLVEKLVKGKSCKGYLFYSSSLKSHHRNPRCIGIPRALPQVPNYVIRHSELEASEDGRVLIDFYYACVGYSVYKNVNAVSTDMLPNVNDVSTDKGVTRRQLPVCFGLELLVDRKAPAPSPTPARAHDREDMHERPQSRVHNKPAHQSGENFLNRFTRNANLVASGVAKNMRRVGNYVKEGVEDIMYPYRKRPK, from the exons ATGGATACgactaaagaagaagaaaaagcagACGACgaacagcaacaacaacaacaacaacaacaaaaacaacaaaaaattgatCTTGTTGAAAAACTCGTGAAGGGGAAATCTTGTAAGGGATATCTTTTTTACTCTTCCTCTCTCAAATCCCATCATCGAAACCCTCGTTGCATTGGCATCCCTCGTGCTCTTCCTCAAG TACCCAACTATGTTATCCGACACTCTGAGCTTGAAGCTTCCGAGGATGGGCGTGTGCTTATAGATTTCTATTATGCTTGTGTTGGTTACTCTGTATACAAAAATGTAAATGCGGTTTCAACTGATATGCTACCAAATGTGAATGATGTTTCAACTGATAAGGGAGTGACAAGAAGACAATTGCCTGTCTGTTTTGGCCTGGAG CTTCTAGTGGATAGAAAAGCTCCTGCTCCTTCTCCTACTCCTGCTCGTGCTCACGATAGAGAAG atATGCATGAACGCCCTCAATCTCGCGTGCATAATAAGCCAGCTCATCAATCAGGAGAAAACTTCCTGAACAG GTTTACAAGGAATGCAAACCTGGTTGCATCAGGAGTGGCAAAGAACATGCGGAGAGTGGGGAACTACGTAAAAGAGGGTGTTGAGGATATTATGTACCCGTATCGGAAGCGACCTAAGTAA
- the LOC123199430 gene encoding transmembrane and coiled-coil domain-containing protein 4-like isoform X2, whose product MQPVHYSLLLSTRRRSTRLARWACPRKKIYLRTEAVVAVAVTRSPKTLNFGSMKSRVCSAPFSDFWRLIQQHGLDLRKQLDLVLLSIMLELYVLMSHFLRLLSVESDDSSSQSSDEELALAKAVDVTACSLETNSESSESKKEKHQQYEVECREKCSAAEMQSVSESVNKHMTTQKDSESNMSKGAPISSGSNVDERPIEGGTNLGYQRKVTVLYELLSACLADAPDDSKKINQRRKGYDARHRVALRLLAAWLNINWIKMEAIEMMVACSAMALRKAEESKEESSSPKSKWAKWKRGGIIGAAALTGGTLMAITGGLAAPAIAAGFGALAPTLGTLIPVIGASGFAAVASAAGTVVGSVAVAASFGAAGAGLTGYKMARRTGSVDEFEFKPIGENNNQGRLAVEIMVSGLVFHEEDFTRPWEGKRDNMERYALQWESKNLIAVSTAIQDWLTSNLALALMKQGAMMTVLSSLIAALAWPATLVYAADLIDSKWTVAVDRSDKAGRLLAEVLLKGLQGNRPVTLIGYSLGARVIFKCLECLSETERNAGIVERVVLLGAPISIKDQNWEAVRKMVAGRFVNAYSTNDWMLGVAFRTSLLSQGLAGIQAIDVPGIENVDVTHLIEGHSSYLWATQQVLDQLELDTYFPVFRSNIDKK is encoded by the exons ATGCAGCCGGTGCACTATTCGCTATTGCTCTCCACCAGGCGCAGATCCACCAGACTCGCCCGTTGGGCTTGTCCACGGAAGAAGATTTATCTGAGGACCGAAGCAGTTGTAGCAGTAGCAGTGACTCGGTCTCCGAAGACCCTGAACTTTGGGTCCATGAAAAGTCGGGTCTGCTCCGCCCCGTTTTCAG ATTTCTGGAGATTGATTCAGCAGCATGGCTTGGACTTGAGGAAACAGCTGGATCTTGTCCTGCTCAGCATCATGTTGGAGCTGTATGTTCTTATGTCTCAT TTTTTGAGATTGCTTTCAGTAGAAAGTGATGATAGTTCTTCCCAGAGTTCAGATGAGGAATTAGCCTTGGCAAAAGCTGTTGATGTTACAGCATGCAGCCTAGAGACAAATTCTGAATCTTCTGAGTCCAAGAAAGAGAAACATCAACAATATGAAGTTGAATGTCGTGAGAAATGTTCTGCTGCTGAAATGCAGTCGGTCTCTGAATCAGTAAATAAGCACATGACCACTCAGAAAGATTCAGAAAGTAATATGTCCAAAGGTGCTCCTATTAGTTCTGGCAGTAATGTTGATGAGAGACCCATTGAAGGGGGAACAAACCTTGGTTATCAGAGGAAAGTTACAGTTCTATATGAACTTCTGTCAGCTTGTCTGGCAGACGCACCTGACGATAGCAAAAAAATTAACCAGCGAAGAAAGGGTTATGATGCTCGACATCGTGTGGCTCTTCGACTGTTGGCAGCGTGGCTTAATATCAATTGGATAAAAATG GAGGCCATAGAGATGATGGTCGCTTGCTCAGCAATGGCTTTAAGAAAAGCTGAAGAATCAAAGGAAGAAAGTAGTTCACCAAAAAGCAAATGGGCTAAATGGAAGCGTGGTGGTATAATTGGTGCAGCTGCATTAACTGGGGGAACCTTGATGGCAATAACTGGAG GATTAGCTGCTCCAGCAATTGCTGCTGGATTTGGTGCTTTAGCTCCAACATTAGGCACTCTCATCCCTGTAATCGGAGCAAGTGGGTTTGCTGCAGTTGCTAGTGCTGCTGGAACTGTTGTTGGTTCTGTTGCCGTTGCTGCATCATTTGGAG CTGCTGGAGCTGGACTTACGGGGTATAAAATGGCTAGGAGAACTGGAAGCgttgatgaatttgaattcaaacctaTTGGAGAAAACAATAATCAAGGC CGGCTAGCAGTTGAAATTATGGTCTCTGGATTAGTTTTTCATGAGGAGGATTTTACCAGGCCTTGGGAAGGAAAACGTGACAATATGGAGAG GTATGCACTGCAGTGGGAGTCCAAAAATCTAATTGCTGTGAGCACTGCAATTCAGGATTGGCTTACCTCAA ACTTAGCTTTGGCATTAATGAAGCAAGGCGCAATGATGACTGTATTAAGCTCACTTATAGCAGCATTAGCTTGGCCAGCAACTTTAGTTTACGCTGCTGATCTTATAGATAGCAAATGGACTGTTGCTGTGGACAG GTCAGACAAAGCAGGGAGGCTGCTAGCTGAGGTGTTGCTGAAAGGACTGCAAGGAAACAG GCCTGTGACCCTTATAGGTTACTCACTTGGAGCACGTGTAATATTTAAGTGTCTTGAATGTTTGTCCGAGACTGAACGCAatg CTGGAATTGTAGAACGGGTTGTTCTTCTTGGAGCACCCATCTCAATTAAAGATCAGAACTGGGAAGCTGTAAGAAAG ATGGTGGCCGGAAGATTTGTTAATGCTTATTCCACGAATGATTGGATGCTTGGAGTTGCCTTCCGCACAAG TCTACTTTCACAAGGATTAGCCGGAATTCAAGCGATTGATGTTCCTGGGATTGAGAAT GTTGATGTAACCCATCTCATCGAAGGGCACTCTTCCTATCTATGGGCAACTCAGCAGGTACTGGATCAGCTTGAACTGGATACTTATTTTCCTGTTTTTAGAAGCAACATTGACAAAAAGTAG
- the LOC123199430 gene encoding transmembrane and coiled-coil domain-containing protein 4-like isoform X1: MSTTSYLSPTHRYAAGALFAIALHQAQIHQTRPLGLSTEEDLSEDRSSCSSSSDSVSEDPELWVHEKSGLLRPVFRFLEIDSAAWLGLEETAGSCPAQHHVGAFLRLLSVESDDSSSQSSDEELALAKAVDVTACSLETNSESSESKKEKHQQYEVECREKCSAAEMQSVSESVNKHMTTQKDSESNMSKGAPISSGSNVDERPIEGGTNLGYQRKVTVLYELLSACLADAPDDSKKINQRRKGYDARHRVALRLLAAWLNINWIKMEAIEMMVACSAMALRKAEESKEESSSPKSKWAKWKRGGIIGAAALTGGTLMAITGGLAAPAIAAGFGALAPTLGTLIPVIGASGFAAVASAAGTVVGSVAVAASFGAAGAGLTGYKMARRTGSVDEFEFKPIGENNNQGRLAVEIMVSGLVFHEEDFTRPWEGKRDNMERYALQWESKNLIAVSTAIQDWLTSNLALALMKQGAMMTVLSSLIAALAWPATLVYAADLIDSKWTVAVDRSDKAGRLLAEVLLKGLQGNRPVTLIGYSLGARVIFKCLECLSETERNAGIVERVVLLGAPISIKDQNWEAVRKMVAGRFVNAYSTNDWMLGVAFRTSLLSQGLAGIQAIDVPGIENVDVTHLIEGHSSYLWATQQVLDQLELDTYFPVFRSNIDKK; this comes from the exons ATGTCAACGACGTCGTATCTCTCGCCCACGCACCGGTATGCAGCCGGTGCACTATTCGCTATTGCTCTCCACCAGGCGCAGATCCACCAGACTCGCCCGTTGGGCTTGTCCACGGAAGAAGATTTATCTGAGGACCGAAGCAGTTGTAGCAGTAGCAGTGACTCGGTCTCCGAAGACCCTGAACTTTGGGTCCATGAAAAGTCGGGTCTGCTCCGCCCCGTTTTCAG ATTTCTGGAGATTGATTCAGCAGCATGGCTTGGACTTGAGGAAACAGCTGGATCTTGTCCTGCTCAGCATCATGTTGGAGCT TTTTTGAGATTGCTTTCAGTAGAAAGTGATGATAGTTCTTCCCAGAGTTCAGATGAGGAATTAGCCTTGGCAAAAGCTGTTGATGTTACAGCATGCAGCCTAGAGACAAATTCTGAATCTTCTGAGTCCAAGAAAGAGAAACATCAACAATATGAAGTTGAATGTCGTGAGAAATGTTCTGCTGCTGAAATGCAGTCGGTCTCTGAATCAGTAAATAAGCACATGACCACTCAGAAAGATTCAGAAAGTAATATGTCCAAAGGTGCTCCTATTAGTTCTGGCAGTAATGTTGATGAGAGACCCATTGAAGGGGGAACAAACCTTGGTTATCAGAGGAAAGTTACAGTTCTATATGAACTTCTGTCAGCTTGTCTGGCAGACGCACCTGACGATAGCAAAAAAATTAACCAGCGAAGAAAGGGTTATGATGCTCGACATCGTGTGGCTCTTCGACTGTTGGCAGCGTGGCTTAATATCAATTGGATAAAAATG GAGGCCATAGAGATGATGGTCGCTTGCTCAGCAATGGCTTTAAGAAAAGCTGAAGAATCAAAGGAAGAAAGTAGTTCACCAAAAAGCAAATGGGCTAAATGGAAGCGTGGTGGTATAATTGGTGCAGCTGCATTAACTGGGGGAACCTTGATGGCAATAACTGGAG GATTAGCTGCTCCAGCAATTGCTGCTGGATTTGGTGCTTTAGCTCCAACATTAGGCACTCTCATCCCTGTAATCGGAGCAAGTGGGTTTGCTGCAGTTGCTAGTGCTGCTGGAACTGTTGTTGGTTCTGTTGCCGTTGCTGCATCATTTGGAG CTGCTGGAGCTGGACTTACGGGGTATAAAATGGCTAGGAGAACTGGAAGCgttgatgaatttgaattcaaacctaTTGGAGAAAACAATAATCAAGGC CGGCTAGCAGTTGAAATTATGGTCTCTGGATTAGTTTTTCATGAGGAGGATTTTACCAGGCCTTGGGAAGGAAAACGTGACAATATGGAGAG GTATGCACTGCAGTGGGAGTCCAAAAATCTAATTGCTGTGAGCACTGCAATTCAGGATTGGCTTACCTCAA ACTTAGCTTTGGCATTAATGAAGCAAGGCGCAATGATGACTGTATTAAGCTCACTTATAGCAGCATTAGCTTGGCCAGCAACTTTAGTTTACGCTGCTGATCTTATAGATAGCAAATGGACTGTTGCTGTGGACAG GTCAGACAAAGCAGGGAGGCTGCTAGCTGAGGTGTTGCTGAAAGGACTGCAAGGAAACAG GCCTGTGACCCTTATAGGTTACTCACTTGGAGCACGTGTAATATTTAAGTGTCTTGAATGTTTGTCCGAGACTGAACGCAatg CTGGAATTGTAGAACGGGTTGTTCTTCTTGGAGCACCCATCTCAATTAAAGATCAGAACTGGGAAGCTGTAAGAAAG ATGGTGGCCGGAAGATTTGTTAATGCTTATTCCACGAATGATTGGATGCTTGGAGTTGCCTTCCGCACAAG TCTACTTTCACAAGGATTAGCCGGAATTCAAGCGATTGATGTTCCTGGGATTGAGAAT GTTGATGTAACCCATCTCATCGAAGGGCACTCTTCCTATCTATGGGCAACTCAGCAGGTACTGGATCAGCTTGAACTGGATACTTATTTTCCTGTTTTTAGAAGCAACATTGACAAAAAGTAG
- the LOC123199430 gene encoding probable lipase MIL1 isoform X3 — MSTTSYLSPTHRYAAGALFAIALHQAQIHQTRPLGLSTEEDLSEDRSSCSSSSDSVSEDPELWVHEKSGLLRPVFRFLEIDSAAWLGLEETAGSCPAQHHVGAFLRLLSVESDDSSSQSSDEELALAKAVDVTACSLETNSESSESKKEKHQQYEVECREKCSAAEMQSVSESVNKHMTTQKDSESNMSKGAPISSGSNVDERPIEGGTNLGYQRKVTVLYELLSACLADAPDDSKKINQRRKGYDARHRVALRLLAAWLNINWIKMEAIEMMVACSAMALRKAEESKEESSSPKSKWAKWKRGGIIGAAALTGGTLMAITGGLAAPAIAAGFGALAPTLGTLIPVIGASGFAAVASAAGTVVGSVAVAASFGAAGAGLTGYKMARRTGSVDEFEFKPIGENNNQGRLAVEIMVSGLVFHEEDFTRPWEGKRDNMERYALQWESKNLIAVSTAIQDWLTSNLALALMKQGAMMTVLSSLIAALAWPATLVYAADLIDSKWTVAVDRLSLVLTVS; from the exons ATGTCAACGACGTCGTATCTCTCGCCCACGCACCGGTATGCAGCCGGTGCACTATTCGCTATTGCTCTCCACCAGGCGCAGATCCACCAGACTCGCCCGTTGGGCTTGTCCACGGAAGAAGATTTATCTGAGGACCGAAGCAGTTGTAGCAGTAGCAGTGACTCGGTCTCCGAAGACCCTGAACTTTGGGTCCATGAAAAGTCGGGTCTGCTCCGCCCCGTTTTCAG ATTTCTGGAGATTGATTCAGCAGCATGGCTTGGACTTGAGGAAACAGCTGGATCTTGTCCTGCTCAGCATCATGTTGGAGCT TTTTTGAGATTGCTTTCAGTAGAAAGTGATGATAGTTCTTCCCAGAGTTCAGATGAGGAATTAGCCTTGGCAAAAGCTGTTGATGTTACAGCATGCAGCCTAGAGACAAATTCTGAATCTTCTGAGTCCAAGAAAGAGAAACATCAACAATATGAAGTTGAATGTCGTGAGAAATGTTCTGCTGCTGAAATGCAGTCGGTCTCTGAATCAGTAAATAAGCACATGACCACTCAGAAAGATTCAGAAAGTAATATGTCCAAAGGTGCTCCTATTAGTTCTGGCAGTAATGTTGATGAGAGACCCATTGAAGGGGGAACAAACCTTGGTTATCAGAGGAAAGTTACAGTTCTATATGAACTTCTGTCAGCTTGTCTGGCAGACGCACCTGACGATAGCAAAAAAATTAACCAGCGAAGAAAGGGTTATGATGCTCGACATCGTGTGGCTCTTCGACTGTTGGCAGCGTGGCTTAATATCAATTGGATAAAAATG GAGGCCATAGAGATGATGGTCGCTTGCTCAGCAATGGCTTTAAGAAAAGCTGAAGAATCAAAGGAAGAAAGTAGTTCACCAAAAAGCAAATGGGCTAAATGGAAGCGTGGTGGTATAATTGGTGCAGCTGCATTAACTGGGGGAACCTTGATGGCAATAACTGGAG GATTAGCTGCTCCAGCAATTGCTGCTGGATTTGGTGCTTTAGCTCCAACATTAGGCACTCTCATCCCTGTAATCGGAGCAAGTGGGTTTGCTGCAGTTGCTAGTGCTGCTGGAACTGTTGTTGGTTCTGTTGCCGTTGCTGCATCATTTGGAG CTGCTGGAGCTGGACTTACGGGGTATAAAATGGCTAGGAGAACTGGAAGCgttgatgaatttgaattcaaacctaTTGGAGAAAACAATAATCAAGGC CGGCTAGCAGTTGAAATTATGGTCTCTGGATTAGTTTTTCATGAGGAGGATTTTACCAGGCCTTGGGAAGGAAAACGTGACAATATGGAGAG GTATGCACTGCAGTGGGAGTCCAAAAATCTAATTGCTGTGAGCACTGCAATTCAGGATTGGCTTACCTCAA ACTTAGCTTTGGCATTAATGAAGCAAGGCGCAATGATGACTGTATTAAGCTCACTTATAGCAGCATTAGCTTGGCCAGCAACTTTAGTTTACGCTGCTGATCTTATAGATAGCAAATGGACTGTTGCTGTGGACAGGTTATCTCTTGTCTTGACTGTAAGCTGA
- the LOC123199279 gene encoding protein FMP32, mitochondrial-like isoform X1: MAAAAACKRVGQMGTNSGINVIRFGGFGASERAPPSDFSSVQLWPSMRKRFDCRQISQLVTSNGRRLFLVDTLALVRRLEGQGVPSKQAEAITAAITEVLNDSLENVSQSVVSKAEMQKSVMVQESNLSQFKSQVQSSQDHHFALLQHETEKLRNDIEKMRSELRYEIDKVTAGQRLDLNLERGRIRDELANQNAETSHLTSKLDREIHELRAQLEAAKYDVIKYCIGTLVSISAVGLAVVRILM; encoded by the exons ATGGCCGCTGCCGCGGCTTGTAAGCGTGTGGGACAGATGGGAACCAATTCAGGTATTAATGTGATTAGATTCGGAGGATTTGGTGCTTCTGAAAGGGCCCCACCCTCGGATTTTTCTTCCGTACAGTTATGGCCTTCAATGCGTAAGAGGTTCGACTGTAGGCAGATTTCTCAGCTGGTGACATCTAATGGAAGGAGGTTGTTTCTCGTTGACACGTTGGCACTG GTTAGGAGATTGGAGGGGCAAGGTGTGCCCTCTAAGCAAGCGGAGGCAATAACAGCTGCCATAACTGAGGTTTTGAATGACAGCTTGGAAAATGTGTCTCAATCGGTTGTTTCAAAGGCAGAGATGCAGAAA AGTGTAATGGTTCAGGAATCCAATTTGTCTCAATTCAAATCCCAAGTTCAAAGTTCGCAG GACCATCATTTTGCCTTACTGCAACATGAAACTGAAAAACTTCGTAATGATATAGAGAAGATGCGCAGTGAATTGAG GTATGAAATTGACAAAGTTACTGCAGGGCAACGGTTGGATTTGAATCTTGAAAGAGG GAGGATAAGAGATGAGTTAGCAAACCAGAATGCTGAAACCTCTCACCTTACTAGCAAACTTGATCGG GAAATTCATGAACTAAGGGCCCAGTTGGAAGCAGCAAAATATGATGTGATAA